In Anaeromusa acidaminophila DSM 3853, one genomic interval encodes:
- a CDS encoding MlaD family protein: MKASTNNTEVKVGAATIAAAVLLALMIMYLGGFSLTTKGYPIQAVFSQVGGLKDGAIVRYAGVDVGRVQSVEMTATGVTVNLRIFDHVRIPRGSVFTIASEGLLGEKYITILPPNQPSEHNLRPGEVVVGAEAQGIDSVMASADKTMAEMRTLLAHFNDLVGDPAVKDSLKQALLRSKAIAQNMEELTAALARMAVQNESDIRTMVGNLQVMSENLRNLSARVDTMVATLDNNGETARDVREMLHNMKNASARIESIATSLDGIASDPETSRNIKATLRNAREASEKANRMLGKFDSMKIGGDVDFFYNPEQRKYRTDIDFRLDTSEKDFALLGFSNLGEGTKTTLQMGRRNGELDFRAGLMDSKMGVGVDNHLSKNWIVSVDAYDPNDLRWKLRSQWRIAPQTWLVGQTDSAGKNTRESTYVGVRTSF; this comes from the coding sequence GTGAAGGCAAGTACGAATAACACGGAAGTGAAAGTAGGGGCTGCTACGATAGCGGCCGCGGTATTGCTGGCCTTGATGATTATGTACTTGGGCGGCTTCAGTCTGACGACGAAAGGCTATCCGATTCAAGCCGTATTCAGCCAGGTTGGGGGTCTTAAGGACGGAGCTATTGTTCGGTATGCCGGCGTAGATGTAGGACGCGTGCAGTCAGTAGAAATGACAGCCACCGGCGTTACTGTCAATTTGCGTATTTTTGATCATGTGCGCATTCCCAGGGGATCCGTGTTTACCATTGCGTCGGAAGGGCTTCTGGGGGAAAAATACATAACCATTTTGCCGCCGAATCAGCCCAGCGAGCACAATTTACGCCCTGGTGAAGTGGTAGTGGGCGCTGAGGCCCAGGGGATTGATTCGGTTATGGCTTCCGCCGATAAAACGATGGCGGAAATGAGGACGTTGCTGGCCCATTTTAATGACTTAGTGGGGGATCCGGCGGTAAAAGATTCTTTAAAGCAAGCGCTTTTGCGTTCAAAGGCAATCGCTCAAAATATGGAAGAGCTTACTGCTGCGCTTGCTCGGATGGCGGTGCAGAATGAAAGTGATATTCGTACTATGGTTGGAAACCTACAGGTAATGTCGGAAAATCTTCGCAATTTGTCTGCCCGCGTAGATACCATGGTGGCTACGCTGGATAATAACGGTGAAACCGCTAGAGATGTACGAGAAATGCTGCACAATATGAAAAATGCCAGCGCGAGAATTGAAAGTATTGCCACCTCACTGGACGGGATTGCAAGTGATCCGGAAACAAGTCGTAATATCAAGGCAACCTTGCGTAATGCCAGAGAAGCCAGTGAAAAGGCTAATCGGATGCTAGGAAAATTTGACTCGATGAAGATTGGCGGGGATGTCGATTTCTTTTACAACCCGGAACAGCGGAAGTATCGCACCGATATTGATTTTCGCCTAGATACTTCGGAAAAGGATTTTGCTTTGCTTGGATTTTCCAATTTGGGAGAAGGAACGAAGACTACCTTGCAAATGGGACGGCGAAATGGCGAGCTTGATTTTCGGGCAGGTTTGATGGATAGTAAGATGGGAGTGGGTGTCGACAATCATTTGAGTAAAAACTGGATTGTTTCCGTGGATGCCTATGATCCTAATGACTTGCGCTGGAAGCTGCGTAGTCAATGGCGGATTGCGCCGCAGACTTGGCTGGTTGGGCAGACCGATAGCGCTGGTAAAAACACGAGAGAGAGCACCTATGTTGGCGTTAGGACTTCTTTTTAA
- a CDS encoding TolC family protein, protein MQKRRKWKKVMAAIVMSGLLSGQSVWAADVDLTLQEAIEKALATNPTGQMALADQKKAEGLLRQAKAGRMPVLSYTHLDSRRGGNYSAGYNEYLYDNTVTLSLPLYTGGQVEGSIDQAKVGVHSANVGVEQAWQQMKLDATTGYYDVLQASNMVQVDKESVDRLEAHLKNVQAQFNVGTVAKSDVLRSEVELANAKQTLIKADNTYEVAVSSLNNVIGLPLETKITLKEELTYQKYEQSMVDCIDYALKNRPDVLQAKDSLTSTVKGVQIAQSGKKPTVTLSSLYDFNDESFPGDNNTNWRVYFTTNWNVFDSGLTDAKISQAKASVEKAQEQLRKTRDAAHLEVRQAYLNMQEAEKRIDTTKVAVVQAEEDYKIAQVRYSAGVGTNLDVMDSQVALTQAKTNYIQALYDYNTSKAKLEKAMGIPVVRK, encoded by the coding sequence GTGCAAAAAAGGAGAAAATGGAAAAAAGTTATGGCGGCAATAGTTATGAGCGGCTTGTTAAGCGGGCAATCGGTTTGGGCCGCTGATGTCGATTTGACACTGCAGGAAGCGATTGAAAAGGCGCTAGCTACAAATCCAACAGGACAAATGGCCTTAGCGGATCAGAAAAAGGCTGAAGGGTTGTTACGGCAGGCGAAAGCTGGGCGGATGCCGGTCTTGAGCTATACGCATCTTGATAGCCGCCGGGGCGGCAATTATAGCGCTGGTTATAATGAATACTTGTATGACAACACAGTTACCTTATCGTTACCTCTTTACACCGGCGGACAAGTGGAAGGATCTATTGATCAAGCGAAGGTGGGGGTGCATTCTGCGAATGTAGGCGTGGAACAGGCTTGGCAGCAGATGAAACTTGACGCAACAACTGGATACTATGATGTGTTGCAAGCCAGCAATATGGTTCAAGTGGATAAAGAATCGGTAGATCGTTTGGAAGCGCATTTGAAAAATGTGCAGGCCCAGTTTAATGTCGGTACTGTGGCTAAGTCTGATGTTTTGCGTTCTGAAGTAGAACTGGCTAATGCAAAGCAGACACTGATTAAAGCGGATAATACCTATGAGGTAGCTGTGTCCTCTTTGAATAATGTAATTGGCTTGCCATTGGAAACAAAAATAACGTTAAAAGAAGAACTGACCTATCAGAAGTATGAACAGTCTATGGTTGACTGCATCGACTATGCTTTAAAGAATCGCCCGGATGTACTGCAGGCTAAAGATTCCTTGACTTCAACTGTTAAGGGAGTGCAAATTGCGCAAAGCGGCAAGAAGCCTACGGTAACATTGTCTTCTTTATACGATTTTAACGATGAATCTTTCCCCGGGGACAACAATACCAATTGGCGCGTTTACTTTACGACGAACTGGAATGTATTTGATTCCGGCTTGACGGATGCAAAAATTAGTCAGGCTAAGGCGTCGGTAGAAAAAGCGCAAGAGCAACTGCGTAAGACGCGCGATGCCGCTCACTTGGAAGTGCGCCAGGCTTACTTAAATATGCAAGAAGCGGAAAAACGCATTGATACGACGAAGGTGGCAGTTGTACAAGCCGAAGAGGATTATAAAATTGCCCAAGTTCGTTATAGCGCAGGCGTAGGCACCAATTTGGATGTAATGGATTCACAGGTTGCGTTAACCCAGGCGAAAACTAACTATATTCAAGCTTTGTACGACTATAATACCAGTAAGGCGAAATTGGAAAAAGCCATGGGGATTCCAGTGGTTCGTAAATAA
- a CDS encoding translocation/assembly module TamB domain-containing protein — MNIRRLAKGASVLAAVTLLFFGAIYQWSAAWLEEARPEVVQQLNASLGGELSVGSISLEAPFSVVLRDAELRAAQGGAVLLTAQKIEVKINPLRALGQLEPIKAVSEIKVVQPLVLIEQDAQGKWPWEEFLRQRPEGKSRLDADVFLGEGNIHISLPRGAWNLENLAGSVHIGEESKTVLDLKAVFDGRELTAQGRWNDEGQGLVNLQVPQLALSQLAPLLSAEAQVKNLTGSISQVGIFLRQEGSGRPAVNLNAQLEHVSAEIAGVPVEDVSGMVTLASLHKENEHKAYVALRGKAAGQSALIQGYLHLPRGAAGEFGKLDQLTFELQSKADHVDLASVKSYIPKLPIEVAGDAGFDLQLSGSLNQPQIAGTVTVHTADIGGISIERAEAKLQADAEQLTVASFEGDVAGGLLKGSGWLQWKDQRYRLACQGRNLSLNSLASLLPELGEQGVQGMLSVDGYLEGKGWQARPNVLQGTVEVREGSWQGVAAESLTVVLVQRDGGQDVQLQGEIGGGSLAGAGKLRGEEGELQLFGSQLPLERLQPLLQGKAFSGRADIALQLAGNWRQPQGVLELKASSGELAGMPYDSVFAQADIVGDRLELRQGMLQRGQAEHVLRGSLEWRGQRRLALEVISKEARLEEVLPITGVSALVTGKLENTMQLSGTIAAPIVRGQFVLRDGSFRTEPEAAPYFFSRLSGKYALHEDGSIDLDELLLNILRARLRAKGSMDAQGNLAFRVEANDLELAQIQVHYPYAVSGLVSFSGTIGGTKNEPTFYGELSVPELTLNGQKVKNVQSHVESIGSYVNIPRFSAQLGKGNISFKGDTNLENGVIDGILEVNHAQLAHLLPILNVTDSGVDGRLDGVVRIGGEVGVPSLDLYGRLQDGLLRGYPLEAADIHVSQIGSLITIHRFEAKQGVNGKLVAQGTADLRGEYQLEVGGTNLDAGLLTTWFFPKLPAKGSLDFVAQLSGPADKPFVNLSIGVSKGVLGGVSFDSATALLLIDQKKIEVEQAALASGQYRARVRGTVPVAALRGDGADGPMDLRLDLNEANLGMLPLMLKQVAWAEGPIKGEVRLGGTWSQPLLYGEVEVPKGVIKLKGLKEPLADAHLKMSLEGTTLSLADLRGKLGSGTVTASGQARLQGRDLVDYQVLLNLDKSQIDSEYFKGPVSGKLQLLPDHGSPQLKGNVKIGKGNSINIPLVDSNTAWDWDLGLDVDFQIERGARLYNPLLYDMELEGAVHAGGTLKEPYLQGEVHATRGTVKYLRTPFKVNVAKAEFGRRGTFLPVLHLRAATVYQQNLVLLGITGPAENMELQLRSEPAMSQDEIIKMLTLRGRNTGLASGGRVNSSLGTEQVYDLFSTGLEVRLVSDVEDSLRDLLGLDEFRMVRGYALGNIWLTRKETTEEDIEKSYNVRLGKYLMPQLYVAYTTNQDRKLYTWEAKYELNRQISFFAATNEEKRKIVGIETKIRF, encoded by the coding sequence GTGAACATACGTCGCTTGGCAAAAGGGGCGAGTGTTTTAGCTGCGGTGACCCTCCTCTTTTTTGGAGCAATATACCAGTGGAGTGCCGCCTGGCTAGAGGAGGCTCGCCCTGAAGTCGTGCAACAGCTCAATGCGTCATTAGGGGGAGAATTGTCGGTAGGTTCTATTTCCCTGGAAGCTCCATTCTCGGTGGTCTTGCGGGATGCCGAGTTGCGAGCGGCCCAAGGAGGGGCGGTTTTATTAACGGCCCAGAAGATTGAGGTCAAGATAAATCCGCTGCGAGCGTTGGGGCAGTTGGAGCCGATTAAAGCGGTTTCAGAGATAAAAGTAGTACAGCCTCTCGTGTTGATTGAACAAGACGCACAAGGGAAATGGCCATGGGAAGAGTTTTTGCGCCAACGTCCTGAAGGAAAAAGTCGGTTGGATGCCGATGTCTTCTTGGGAGAAGGGAATATACATATTTCATTGCCCCGAGGGGCATGGAATTTGGAGAACTTGGCTGGCTCGGTGCATATTGGCGAAGAATCCAAAACGGTATTGGATTTGAAGGCCGTCTTTGACGGACGGGAGCTGACGGCGCAAGGACGCTGGAATGATGAGGGACAGGGGCTGGTAAACCTCCAGGTCCCCCAACTGGCTCTTTCTCAATTGGCGCCGCTTCTGTCTGCGGAAGCTCAGGTGAAAAATCTTACCGGCAGTATTTCGCAGGTTGGTATTTTTCTGCGCCAGGAAGGCAGCGGCCGGCCCGCTGTCAATCTGAATGCGCAGCTGGAACATGTATCTGCCGAGATTGCCGGCGTGCCCGTGGAAGATGTAAGCGGCATGGTGACGTTGGCTTCTCTGCATAAAGAAAATGAGCACAAGGCTTATGTGGCTTTGCGAGGCAAAGCGGCAGGGCAATCGGCGTTGATACAAGGCTATCTTCATTTACCGCGAGGAGCTGCAGGGGAATTTGGCAAACTGGATCAGTTAACTTTTGAATTGCAAAGTAAAGCGGATCATGTGGATCTGGCAAGCGTGAAATCGTATATTCCGAAACTGCCGATAGAAGTAGCTGGCGATGCTGGTTTTGATTTGCAGCTGAGCGGTTCTCTCAATCAGCCTCAGATAGCAGGAACGGTGACAGTGCATACCGCAGATATTGGCGGAATCTCTATAGAACGCGCTGAAGCAAAGTTGCAAGCAGATGCAGAACAGCTAACCGTAGCGTCTTTTGAAGGGGATGTAGCAGGGGGCTTGCTGAAAGGAAGCGGCTGGCTGCAATGGAAGGATCAACGTTATCGACTGGCTTGCCAGGGACGAAATTTGTCTTTAAATTCGTTAGCTTCGCTGCTTCCTGAACTGGGCGAGCAAGGCGTACAAGGCATGCTCAGCGTAGATGGTTACCTGGAAGGGAAAGGGTGGCAGGCGCGCCCGAACGTACTGCAAGGAACGGTGGAAGTGCGTGAGGGAAGCTGGCAAGGTGTTGCGGCGGAAAGTCTTACTGTGGTGCTGGTTCAACGCGACGGCGGCCAAGATGTGCAATTGCAGGGAGAGATCGGGGGCGGCAGTCTAGCTGGCGCAGGGAAGCTTCGGGGTGAAGAAGGGGAACTGCAGCTTTTTGGCAGTCAACTGCCGCTGGAACGACTGCAACCGCTTCTGCAAGGGAAGGCGTTTTCAGGCCGAGCCGATATAGCCTTGCAGCTTGCTGGCAATTGGAGACAGCCACAGGGCGTATTGGAACTGAAAGCTAGCTCCGGCGAACTGGCTGGTATGCCTTATGATTCGGTATTTGCACAAGCTGATATTGTCGGCGACCGGCTGGAATTGCGGCAAGGTATGTTGCAGCGGGGCCAAGCGGAGCATGTACTGCGAGGAAGTTTGGAATGGAGAGGCCAACGCAGGCTAGCTTTGGAAGTGATAAGCAAGGAAGCTCGTCTTGAAGAAGTGTTGCCGATAACGGGTGTGTCCGCCTTGGTAACGGGGAAATTGGAAAACACTATGCAGCTTAGCGGCACTATTGCGGCGCCTATTGTGCGAGGACAGTTTGTTTTGCGTGATGGGTCTTTCCGGACGGAACCTGAGGCGGCGCCGTATTTCTTTTCACGCTTAAGCGGAAAATATGCTTTGCATGAAGATGGAAGCATAGACTTGGATGAGTTACTGCTAAACATTTTGCGCGCTCGACTTAGGGCAAAAGGGTCTATGGATGCACAGGGCAATTTAGCATTTCGAGTAGAAGCCAACGATTTGGAGCTGGCGCAAATTCAAGTGCATTATCCTTATGCGGTGAGCGGCTTAGTTAGCTTTAGCGGTACTATTGGCGGGACGAAAAATGAACCAACCTTTTACGGAGAACTGTCTGTACCGGAGTTAACCCTCAACGGACAAAAAGTTAAGAATGTGCAAAGCCATGTGGAGAGTATTGGATCTTATGTGAATATTCCCCGGTTTTCCGCGCAATTGGGAAAAGGGAATATTTCATTTAAGGGAGACACGAATTTAGAAAATGGCGTGATTGACGGTATTTTGGAAGTTAACCACGCTCAACTAGCACATTTGCTGCCTATTTTAAATGTTACCGATTCCGGTGTTGACGGTCGTTTAGACGGTGTTGTGCGCATTGGCGGCGAGGTTGGCGTGCCCAGCTTGGATTTATATGGTCGTTTGCAAGACGGATTGCTGAGAGGGTATCCGCTGGAAGCAGCAGATATTCATGTTAGCCAGATTGGCAGCTTGATCACGATTCATCGTTTCGAGGCCAAACAAGGCGTGAATGGCAAATTGGTGGCGCAAGGGACTGCTGACTTGCGCGGAGAATACCAATTGGAGGTTGGCGGAACCAATCTGGATGCAGGGCTTTTGACTACTTGGTTTTTTCCAAAACTGCCTGCGAAAGGGAGCTTGGATTTTGTCGCGCAGCTATCCGGTCCGGCGGACAAGCCCTTTGTGAACTTGTCGATAGGAGTTTCCAAGGGGGTACTTGGCGGCGTATCCTTTGATTCTGCTACGGCGCTTCTCTTGATCGATCAGAAGAAGATTGAAGTGGAACAGGCGGCGTTAGCCAGCGGACAGTATCGAGCGCGGGTTCGTGGGACGGTTCCAGTGGCGGCGCTGCGCGGCGATGGCGCCGATGGTCCTATGGATTTACGCTTAGATTTGAACGAAGCCAATTTGGGCATGTTGCCGTTAATGTTGAAACAAGTTGCCTGGGCGGAAGGGCCGATAAAGGGAGAAGTTCGTTTAGGCGGAACCTGGTCGCAGCCATTATTGTACGGCGAAGTGGAAGTTCCTAAAGGAGTTATAAAACTAAAAGGTCTCAAGGAACCCTTGGCTGATGCACATCTTAAAATGAGTCTTGAAGGAACGACGTTGTCTCTGGCCGATTTGCGCGGTAAATTGGGAAGTGGCACAGTTACAGCATCAGGGCAAGCTCGTTTGCAAGGGCGTGACCTTGTTGATTATCAAGTACTGTTGAATTTGGATAAATCCCAAATCGACAGTGAGTACTTTAAAGGACCGGTATCTGGAAAGTTGCAGTTGCTTCCGGATCATGGATCGCCTCAGTTGAAGGGGAATGTCAAAATAGGCAAAGGAAATAGCATTAACATTCCTCTTGTCGACAGCAATACTGCTTGGGACTGGGATTTAGGCTTAGATGTGGACTTTCAAATAGAGCGTGGCGCGCGGCTGTATAATCCGTTATTGTATGACATGGAACTAGAGGGAGCTGTCCATGCCGGAGGTACGCTGAAGGAGCCGTATCTGCAAGGCGAAGTGCATGCGACAAGAGGCACTGTGAAATATTTAAGAACGCCCTTTAAGGTGAACGTGGCCAAGGCCGAATTTGGGCGCCGAGGGACATTCTTGCCTGTGTTGCATTTGCGAGCTGCAACTGTTTATCAGCAAAATCTTGTGCTTTTGGGGATTACAGGACCGGCGGAGAATATGGAACTGCAGCTTCGGTCCGAACCAGCAATGAGTCAAGACGAAATCATCAAAATGCTGACGCTCCGAGGGCGTAATACCGGATTGGCCTCCGGGGGACGAGTTAACAGTTCTCTTGGTACGGAGCAGGTATATGATCTGTTCAGCACCGGCTTGGAAGTTCGGCTGGTCAGCGATGTGGAAGACTCACTCCGTGACTTACTGGGGCTGGATGAGTTCCGAATGGTACGAGGCTATGCGTTAGGAAATATCTGGCTGACTCGTAAAGAAACGACTGAAGAAGACATTGAAAAAAGTTATAATGTTCGTTTAGGCAAGTATTTAATGCCGCAGCTGTATGTAGCTTATACGACCAATCAAGATAGAAAGCTGTATACATGGGAGGCTAAATACGAATTAAATCGTCAAATCAGTTTTTTTGCTGCAACAAATGAAGAAAAACGTAAAATTGTTGGCATTGAGACAAAAATCCGATTTTAA
- a CDS encoding sigma-70 family RNA polymerase sigma factor: protein MKEYLEALQQVRLLEPEEEKHLWRKWRDEDDESSRKVLIESYQPLVFKTAMSFQVSAELKMDLIQEGTVGLIEAAERFDAKRGIAFSLFAVHRIRGRMLNYLEKEGRQVAASIDLPWVDADGATLAEQLLDIGPAVAAQVEQRFLVGQVQQALGRLPEKEQQVVSGIFLRDCEAKELAEELNVTLSHIYRLQKQGVRRIRGMLSRFMQHW, encoded by the coding sequence ATGAAAGAGTACTTAGAGGCCTTGCAGCAAGTGCGTCTTTTGGAGCCGGAAGAAGAAAAACATTTATGGCGAAAATGGCGCGACGAGGACGATGAATCTAGCCGCAAAGTATTGATTGAAAGCTACCAACCCTTGGTTTTCAAGACGGCCATGTCATTTCAAGTCTCGGCTGAATTAAAGATGGACTTGATTCAGGAAGGAACGGTAGGCTTGATCGAAGCGGCGGAACGGTTTGATGCCAAGCGAGGAATAGCCTTTAGCTTGTTTGCAGTACACCGCATTCGAGGCCGCATGTTAAACTATTTGGAAAAAGAAGGGCGTCAAGTGGCTGCCTCCATTGATTTGCCCTGGGTGGATGCGGATGGAGCTACCTTGGCGGAGCAATTGCTGGATATCGGTCCGGCGGTGGCGGCGCAAGTGGAACAGCGATTTTTAGTCGGCCAAGTGCAACAGGCGTTAGGACGTCTTCCGGAAAAAGAACAACAAGTGGTCAGCGGGATTTTTTTACGGGATTGCGAAGCAAAAGAATTGGCGGAAGAATTAAATGTGACTCTTTCGCACATATATCGTTTGCAGAAGCAAGGGGTGCGGAGAATTCGAGGCATGCTTTCTCGTTTTATGCAGCACTGGTAA